Below is a genomic region from Bacillus cereus group sp. RP43.
AATCCGCTTAACGTGCTTACTAAAGATACAATTTGATTATTAGTTGATTCACCTTCAATTAAAACCATGTCACGTGTGAACCAAATCAATATTGCAATAGCGATAAAAACGACAATGTTAATCATCGGTGGTATATACTGAAATACAAATCCTATTAGCCCATAAATTGCATACATAATAAATAATCCACCGGCAGGGACCCCTACAAATGTACATGTAACACCAATTAATAACAGGATAATAAAACGCCGGATATATATTAAATTTGCCCTTTCACCCCTCTTCTTTAAATTTGACATTAATAATGCAGAAGATAAGCCTAGAAGGAACATAAATATATAAATAAATTTGGATACCATGAAAGTGTAAACGAAAGTGCTAAAATAAGGATGGGCATCAGTGCTCACCATACTCGTGTTTTGAAATATATTTGTAAAAGTAATGCCTATAAGCGCAAATCCCCGTAAATAATCAACTATTTCTATACGTTGCTTTTGTATCATAATTCCTTTCTCCTTTCAGTTTTGATTCTACATACAATGTACATATTGCATAGGATTTTTCCTATCGATTTCCCTAACATTTATCTAACAAGTTTG
It encodes:
- a CDS encoding DUF418 domain-containing protein — its product is MIQKQRIEIVDYLRGFALIGITFTNIFQNTSMVSTDAHPYFSTFVYTFMVSKFIYIFMFLLGLSSALLMSNLKKRGERANLIYIRRFIILLLIGVTCTFVGVPAGGLFIMYAIYGLIGFVFQYIPPMINIVVFIAIAILIWFTRDMVLIEGESTNNQIVSLVSTLSGFSMVILGIFLGQVSFFNNLQRCKVLLVTGLVLLFFLTYYFYGWMNNFSSFVLPLFYIVCFTILSMIPMVRSMFSCLIAFGRMSMSNFIVHTSIVFDYLENGKFAFLTYLGIGLSIIVIQIIYSNIWLKYFRMGPLEWIWRMGIYWKKVRIVDSFAKDSNFKENKTC